A genomic window from Etheostoma spectabile isolate EspeVRDwgs_2016 chromosome 13, UIUC_Espe_1.0, whole genome shotgun sequence includes:
- the LOC116700473 gene encoding protein NipSnap homolog 2 isoform X1 encodes MATRILQRVGKGLKQTKNGLQTKGQVTVVVRSLSAFREDSWFKSLFVRKVDPRKDAHSHLLAKKEDNNLYKIQFHNVKPECLDAYNELCAGVLPSIHADPEYSCELVGTWNTWYGEQDQAVHLWRYRGGYPALTEVMNKLRQNKEFTDFRKERGKMLLSRRNQLLLEFSFWNEPVPRPGPNIYELRSYQLRPGTMIEWGNYWARAIEFRQENQEAVGGFFSQIGSLYTVHHLWAYKDLQSRENTRNSAWQREGWDEVVYYTVPLIQHMESRIMIPMKNSPLM; translated from the exons ATGGCGACTAGAATCCTTCAAAGAGTGGGCAAAGGCCTCAAACAGACGAAAAATGGGCTTCAGACGAAAGGGCAGGTCACGGTTGTCGTAAG GAGCCTTTCAGCTTTCCGTGAAGAcagctggttcaagtccctatTTGTTAGAAAGGTTGACCCCCGAAAGGATGCTCACTCTCATCTGCTCGCCAAGAAGGAAGACAACAATCTGTACAAAATACAgt TTCACAATGTCAAGCCTGAGTGCCTTGATGCTTACAATGAACTTTG TGCGGGCGTTTTGCCTTCCATTCACGCTGACCCTGAATATTCTTGCGAGCTTGTGGGCACCTGGAACACATGGTACGGAGAGCAGGATCAGGCAG TTCACCTGTGGAGATATCGGGGAGGATACCCAGCTCTCACCGAGGTCATGAACAAACTCAGGCAGAATAAG GAGTTTACAGACTtcaggaaagagagggggaagatgTTGCTGTCTCGTAGGAACCAGCTGCTGCTGGAGTTCAGTTTCTGGAATGAACCTGTCCCTCGTCCAGGACCCAACATCTATGAGCTCCGATCATACCAACTCAGG CCAGGAACGATGATcgaatggggaaattactg GGCACGTGCGATTGAGTTTCGCCAGGAGAACCAAGAGGCAGTGGGAggctttttttcacagattgGAAGTCTGTACACTGTTCATCATCTATGGG CTTACAAAGATCTTCAGTCCAGAGAAAACACCAGAAATTCAGCCTGGCAGCGTGAAGGCTGGGATGAGGTTGTTTATTACACAG TCCCTCTTATACAGCACATGGAATCTAGAATAATGATTCCCATGAAGAATTCGCCTTTGATGTAA
- the LOC116700473 gene encoding protein NipSnap homolog 2 isoform X2, with product MATRILQRVGKGLKQTKNGLQTKGQVTVVVRSLSAFREDSWFKSLFVRKVDPRKDAHSHLLAKKEDNNLYKIQLRAFCLPFTLTLNILASLWAPGTHGTESRIRQEFTDFRKERGKMLLSRRNQLLLEFSFWNEPVPRPGPNIYELRSYQLRPGTMIEWGNYWARAIEFRQENQEAVGGFFSQIGSLYTVHHLWAYKDLQSRENTRNSAWQREGWDEVVYYTVPLIQHMESRIMIPMKNSPLM from the exons ATGGCGACTAGAATCCTTCAAAGAGTGGGCAAAGGCCTCAAACAGACGAAAAATGGGCTTCAGACGAAAGGGCAGGTCACGGTTGTCGTAAG GAGCCTTTCAGCTTTCCGTGAAGAcagctggttcaagtccctatTTGTTAGAAAGGTTGACCCCCGAAAGGATGCTCACTCTCATCTGCTCGCCAAGAAGGAAGACAACAATCTGTACAAAATACAgt TGCGGGCGTTTTGCCTTCCATTCACGCTGACCCTGAATATTCTTGCGAGCTTGTGGGCACCTGGAACACATGGTACGGAGAGCAGGATCAGGCAG GAGTTTACAGACTtcaggaaagagagggggaagatgTTGCTGTCTCGTAGGAACCAGCTGCTGCTGGAGTTCAGTTTCTGGAATGAACCTGTCCCTCGTCCAGGACCCAACATCTATGAGCTCCGATCATACCAACTCAGG CCAGGAACGATGATcgaatggggaaattactg GGCACGTGCGATTGAGTTTCGCCAGGAGAACCAAGAGGCAGTGGGAggctttttttcacagattgGAAGTCTGTACACTGTTCATCATCTATGGG CTTACAAAGATCTTCAGTCCAGAGAAAACACCAGAAATTCAGCCTGGCAGCGTGAAGGCTGGGATGAGGTTGTTTATTACACAG TCCCTCTTATACAGCACATGGAATCTAGAATAATGATTCCCATGAAGAATTCGCCTTTGATGTAA
- the LOC116700258 gene encoding T-complex protein 1 subunit zeta, producing the protein MTAVKALNPKAEVARAQAALAVNISAARGLQDVLKSNLGPKGTMKMLVSGAGDIKLTKDGNVLLHEMQIQHPTASLIAKVATAQDDITGDGTTSNVLIIGELLKQADLYVSEGLHPRIVAEGFEAAKEKALAVLEELKVTREMDRETLINVARTSLRTKVYAELADLLTEAVVDAVLAINKPNEPIDLFMVEIMEMKHKTDCDTQLIRGLVLDHGARHPDMKKRVEDAYVLTCNISLEYEKTEVNSGFFYKSAEEREKLVSAERKFIEDRVQKIINFKNKVCPNGEKGFVVINQKGIDPFSLDALAKEGIVALRRAKRRNMERLTLACGGIAMNSIDDLTPECLGYAGLVYEHTLGEEKYTFIEKCGNPRSVTLLVKGPNKHTLTQIKDAVRDGLRAVKNAIEDGCVVSGGGAFEVAVADSLVKHKPNVKGRAQLGVQAFADALLIIPKVLAQNSGYDPQETLLKLQMEYKESGQLVGVDLSTGEPMVAGEAGVWDNYSVKKQLLHSCTVIASNILLVDEIMRAGMSSLKG; encoded by the exons ATGACTGCCGTGAAAGCTCTGAACCCAAAAGCAGAAGTGGCCAGGGCCCAGGCTGCTCTGGCGGTTAACATCAGTGCTGCCCGGGGGCTTCAGGATGTGCTGAAAAGTAACCTGGGACCGAAGGGGACCATGAAAAT GCTGGTGTCTGGTGCAGGAGACATAAAGCTGACCAAAGATGGCAACGTCTTGTTACACGAGATG CAAATTCAGCACCCGACAGCATCACTCATTGCAAAGGTTGCCACGGCGCAGGATGACATCACGGGAGACGGAACCACTTCAAATGTCCTCATCATCGGTGAACTGCTGAAGCAGGCTGACCTCTACGTGTCAgag GGTCTTCATCCAAGAATCGTTGCGGAGGGCTTTGAGGCGGCGAAAGAGAAAGCCTTGGCTGTTTTGGAGGAGCTGAAGGTGACCCGGGAAATGGACAGAGAGACCCTCATCAACGTAGCACGCACCTCCCTCAGGACTAAGGTCTACGCAGAGCTGGCAGACCTGCTCACTGAG GCTGTAGTAGATGCTGTGCTGGCCATCAATAAACCCAATGAGCCCATCGATCTGTTTATGGTGGAAATCATGGAGATGAAGCACAAGACCGACTGCGATACACA gcTGATCAGAGGTTTGGTGTTGGACCACGGTGCCCGCCACCCAGacatgaagaagagggtggagGATGCCTATGTGCTGACCTGCAACATCTCTTTGGAGTATGAAAAGACAGAGGTCAACTCTGGCTTCTTCTACAAGAGTgccgaggagagagagaagcttgTGTCTGCAGAAAGGAAGTTCATTGAGGATCGTGTGCAGAAGATCATCAACTTTAAGAACAAAGTCTGTCCCAATGGGGAGAAGGGCTTTGTCGTCATTAACCAGAAG GGTATCGACCCATTCTCCCTGGATGCTCTTGCCAAGGAAGGCATCGTAGCCCTGCGCAGGGCAAAGAGGAGGAATATGGAGAG GCTCACCCTCGCTTGCGGTGGCATTGCCATGAATTCAATTGATGACCTCACACCTGAGTGCTTGGGATACGCTGGGTTGGTTTATGAACACACGCTG GGAGAGGAGAAGTACACATTCATTGAAAAGTGTGGAAACCCTCGTTCAGTTACCCTGCTAGTGAAGGGACCCAAcaaacacaccctcacacaGATCAAAGATGCCGTAAGGGATGGTTTGCGGGCAGTCAAGAATGCCATAGAAGATG GTTGTGTCGTGTCCGGTGGAGGTGCGTTTGAGGTGGCTGTGGCAGATAGTCTGGTGAAACACAAGCCCAATGTGAAAGGCAGAGCCCAGCTGGGAGTTCAAGCATTTGCAGATGCTCTCCTAATCATCCCCAAG GTTTTGGCCCAGAACTCTGGCTACGACCCACAGGAGACCCTGCTGAAGCTGCAGATGGAGTACAAAGAGTCTGGTCAGCTAGTTGGAGTGGACCTCAGCACAG GGGAGCCCATGGTGGCAGGAGAAGCAGGCGTTTGGGATAATTACAGCGTAAAGAAACAGCTTCTTCATTCATG CACGGTTATTGCCAGCAACATCTTGTTGGTGGATGAGATCATGCGAGCTGGAATGTCTTCTCTCAAAGGTTAA